The following proteins are encoded in a genomic region of Amycolatopsis sulphurea:
- a CDS encoding TrmH family RNA methyltransferase, whose product MTDLITSAANPLAKRIRQLADRKHRRRAGAFVVEGLQPVWYAVEAGWEIETLIVAPGLLTGAAALRMVGEQESAGIPVARLSSELFTRLVDRDGPGGLAAVVRSRTGDLSTLEAPPGAIFVALHRIANPGNLGTIIRTVDAVGGAGVILIGDTVDAYAPAAVKASMGSLFAVDVVQASAEEFFGWAEERGVTVLATSGTAEDDHWSAPYDPPLAILLGSEREGLPDELLAGASQRLRIPMVGTVDSLNIGVAASIMLYEARRNGS is encoded by the coding sequence ATGACCGATCTGATCACCAGCGCGGCCAACCCGCTCGCCAAGCGGATCCGGCAGCTCGCGGACCGCAAGCACCGGCGCCGCGCGGGCGCCTTCGTCGTCGAAGGCCTTCAGCCGGTGTGGTACGCCGTCGAAGCGGGCTGGGAAATCGAGACGCTCATCGTCGCCCCCGGCCTGCTGACCGGTGCCGCGGCGCTGCGGATGGTCGGCGAACAGGAGAGCGCGGGCATTCCGGTGGCCCGGCTCAGCTCGGAGCTGTTCACCCGGCTCGTCGACCGCGACGGACCCGGCGGGCTGGCCGCCGTCGTGCGCAGCCGGACCGGCGACTTGTCCACTTTGGAGGCTCCACCGGGGGCGATCTTCGTTGCACTGCACCGAATCGCCAATCCGGGCAACCTCGGCACGATCATCCGCACGGTGGACGCGGTGGGCGGCGCGGGGGTGATCCTGATCGGGGACACGGTGGACGCATACGCACCGGCCGCGGTCAAGGCCAGCATGGGTTCGCTGTTCGCGGTGGACGTGGTGCAGGCGAGCGCGGAGGAGTTCTTCGGCTGGGCCGAGGAGCGCGGTGTCACCGTCCTGGCCACCTCCGGCACCGCGGAGGACGACCACTGGAGCGCGCCGTACGACCCCCCGCTTGCCATCCTGCTCGGCAGCGAACGGGAAGGCCTGCCGGACGAGCTGCTCGCCGGCGCATCCCAGCGGCTGCGGATCCCGATGGTCGGCACCGTGGATTCGCTGAACATCGGCGTGGCCGCGTCGATCATGCTCTACGAAGCCCGCCGGAACGGTTCCTGA